The region CGAGGTGAACCTGAAGAAGGCCCAGACCGACGTTCATCTCGCGGAAGCGGGTGCCGTCGACGGGACCGACATCCGACAGCGATTAATTACCGACCCCGATTCGGGTTACAACGGCATGGACCCGGTTGTGCCTAACGGCCCCGGAGACCGCGAATTCCAGGCGGAACTGGCAGCCCAGTCGTCGGAGTCGGAAGTCAACCCGGACGAGAATGAAACGGCCGAATAATGGTCCGCAAGCAGCCCTGGTCGAACCGCTCGCAGAAGGGCATCGTCATGGGCAAGCCGCTTAACCCGTCTACCGCGATCGAGCAGCGGTACTACAACGCCCTGCACGTTCTGATCGCGAGGATGATTGCCGATACGGAGCTGGAACTCAAAAAGCTGTTCAAGACCGAACACGCCGAGGAATACTTCGCCCAGGACGCGAGCATATCCAGTCAGGCCCGCATCCTGACGAACGCACTGATCAAGAAGTACACCGACCTGTTCGCCTCCCTCTCCCGGCCGATGGCCGAAGAGTTCGCCCGGGAATCGAACAAGTCCAGCGACATCGCGGTGAAATCGAGCATACGGCATCTGAGCGACGAACTTACGCTCTCGACGAAAACGATCACCTCGGGCCCACTGAACGACATCCTGACCGCCACCGTGGCGGAGAACGTCGGGCTCATCAAGTCCATCCCGGCCCAGTATCTGAGTGGCGTTCAGGGTGCTGTGATGCGGTCGATCACCACAGGCAACGGGATGCAAGACCTGGTGCCGTACCTGCAAAAGCATAAGGACATCACGCTGCGCCGGGCCCGGATGATTGCCCAAGACCAGACCAAGAAAAACTTTAGTGCGCTCAGCAAGGCCCGGATGGAGAAGATCGGGGTACAAGAATATCGGTGGTTGCATACCAGTGGCTCGCGGCATCCCCGCAAACTGCACATTCAGATGTCGGGGTCGATTTTCCGCTACGACGACCCACCGGTCATAGATGAGCGTACCGGCGAGCGTGGCATTCCTGGACAAGCCATCAATTGTGCTTGTAGAATGCAGCCGATCTTAAATTTCAGCGAGGGTTGATTGGCCTGCGTTTATTGGATACATCTTGCCGAACATACAAATATTATCACGCAAGGCTATATCGGGTTCAGCTCAACAACTGCGAAAGAACGTTGGCAACATCATAAGTATGATTCCAAAAAGAGCCGCAAGCGCTCTTATCCGCTGTACCGAGCGTTAAGAAAACACGGCGAGAAGATTATCGTATCGACCTTGTTGGTAGGTAGTAGTGAGTATTGCCTTGAAATCGAGGCGCAGCTTCGAGACAAGCCGAATACCGGATGGAATCTAGCTGTGGGAGGGGGTGCCACCATGTTGGGCTGCACTCATTCCGCTGACACACGAAACAAAATCAGCCGCCGCATTACCGGCAGAAAATTAAGTGAAAGCCATAAGGCTAAAATGCGAGCCATTGGGAGAACCCCAGAATGGCTCGCGAGCCTAGCAAAAGCTCGGCAACGGTCTCCATCGGTCCCCTCTGCAGAAACCCGGCGAAAAAT is a window of Fimbriiglobus ruber DNA encoding:
- a CDS encoding phage minor head protein, yielding MVRKQPWSNRSQKGIVMGKPLNPSTAIEQRYYNALHVLIARMIADTELELKKLFKTEHAEEYFAQDASISSQARILTNALIKKYTDLFASLSRPMAEEFARESNKSSDIAVKSSIRHLSDELTLSTKTITSGPLNDILTATVAENVGLIKSIPAQYLSGVQGAVMRSITTGNGMQDLVPYLQKHKDITLRRARMIAQDQTKKNFSALSKARMEKIGVQEYRWLHTSGSRHPRKLHIQMSGSIFRYDDPPVIDERTGERGIPGQAINCACRMQPILNFSEG
- a CDS encoding NUMOD3 domain-containing DNA-binding protein, giving the protein MACVYWIHLAEHTNIITQGYIGFSSTTAKERWQHHKYDSKKSRKRSYPLYRALRKHGEKIIVSTLLVGSSEYCLEIEAQLRDKPNTGWNLAVGGGATMLGCTHSADTRNKISRRITGRKLSESHKAKMRAIGRTPEWLASLAKARQRSPSVPSAETRRKMAASQRGRKLAAETKEKIRQKALGHKRNVGRPVSERARELIRQKATGRRHTEATKLKLSRDRIGISVSPETLQKMRQAKRAPLTCPHCQKTGKAGGMKRHHMDHCKFKDQAQCPVSQKLSTDSWKPPPTLPAATEVSPRK